In a single window of the Solea senegalensis isolate Sse05_10M linkage group LG1, IFAPA_SoseM_1, whole genome shotgun sequence genome:
- the gpt gene encoding alanine aminotransferase 2-like isoform X2 translates to MSENGVVSRPKVLTIDTMNPTVKKVEYAVRGPIVQRAVELERELSEGMKKPFAEVIKANIGDAHAMGQQPITFFRQVLALCSYPELLNDSTFPEDAKNRARRILQSCGGNSMGSYSASQGINSVREDVARYIERRDGGVPCDPDDIYLTTGASDGIVTMLKLLVCGEGSSCTGVMISIPQYPLYSAALAELGAVQINYYLNEENCWSLDINELQRSLDEAREYCNPRALCIINPGNPTGQVQSRECIEDVIRFAAKERLFLLADEVYQDNVYADGCQFHSFKKVLFEMGPEYANTVELVSFHSTSKCYMGECGFRGGYMEIINMDDEVKAQLSKLVSVRLCSPVPGQALMDLVVNPPQPGEPSYDNFIKERTATLSALEEKAKLTEQVLNTVHGISCNPVQGAMYSFPRITIPEKAIKEAEDIGQQPDMFYCMKMLEETGICLVPGSGFGQKEGTYHFRMTILPPKDKLEILLNKVKEFHQKFTLQYS, encoded by the exons GGTATGAAGAAACCATTTGCTGAGGTCATCAAGGCCAATATCGGTGACGCACATGCTATGGGACAACAGCCAATCACTTTCTTCCGACAG GTGCTGGCACTGTGTTCCTACCCTGAACTGCTGAATGACAGCACATTCCCCGAGGATGCCAAAAATAGAGCACGCCGCATTTTGCAGTCATGTGGAGGGAACAGTATGG GATCCTACAGTGCCAGTCAAGGCATAAACTCGGTGCGAGAGGATGTGGCCCGCTACATCGAGCGAAGGGATGGCGGCGTGCCCTGCGACCCAGATGACATCTACCTCACCACAGGGGCCAGTGACGGCATTGTG ACCATGTTGAAGCTGCTGGTGTGCGGTGAAGGTTCGAGCTGCACCGGTGTCATGATCTCCATTCCTCAGTACCCGCTGTATTCAGCTGCGCTGGCTGAACTCGGTGCTGTGCAGATCAACTATTACCTTAATGAGGAAAACTGCTGGAGTCTGGACATCAATGAGCTGCAGCGCTCCCTGGATGAAGCCCGGGAGTACTGCAACCCGAGAGCTCTGTGCATCATCAACCCCGGAAATCCCACAG gtCAGGTCCAGAGCAGAGAGTGTATTGAAGATGTGATCCGATTTGCAGCAAAGGAACGCCTCTTCCTTTTGGCTGATGAG GTGTACCAGGATAACGTGTATGCCGATGGTTGTCAGTTCCACTCTTTTAAGAAGGTTCTGTTTGAGATGGGACCAGAATACGCAAACACAGTGGAACTGGTCTCCTTCCACTCAACCTCAAAATGCTACATGGGAGA GTGCGGTTTCCGCGGCGGCTACATGGAGATCATCAACATGGACGATGAGGTGAAGGCCCAGCTGTCTAAACTGGTTTCGGTCCGTCTGTGTTCTCCTGTTCCTGGTCAGGCTTTAATGGACCTGGTGGTCAACCCTCCTCAGCCTGGGGAGCCTTCATATGACAACTTCATCAAG GAGCGCACAGCCACCTTAAGTGCCTTAGAGGAGAAGGCCAAACTTACCGAACAAGTTCTCAATACTGTGCATGGCATCAGCTGCAATCCTGTGCAGGGTGCCATGTACTCCTTCCCCCGCATTACCATCCCTGAAAAagccatcaaagaggctgag GACATTGGCCAGCAGCCAGATATGTTTTACTGCATGAAGATGCTGGAAGAAACTGGAATCTGTCTCGTACCTGGAAGCGGCTTTGGTCAGAAGGAAGGAACGTACCACTTCAG AATGACCATCTTGCCACCAAAGGACAAGCTGGAGATCCTCCTGAACAAAGTCAAGGAGTTCCACCAGAAATTCACTCTCCAGTATTCTTAA